One Rhizoctonia solani chromosome 1, complete sequence DNA window includes the following coding sequences:
- a CDS encoding histone acetyltransferase SAGA, TRRAP/TRA1 component, PI-3 kinase superfamily TRA1 protein → MSWSSDGELLFSSGDDTRLLVWKHDPRHELAQPLPLDAQDNCLNLRCVNAIKTGHTNNVFAAKQLAPNSSLVGTCARDSTVRVFDIERAGGTNMPNRGYGRNEAGAEARLHLFKCHTKEVKRIATEQSQSTFLTVAGDRTGHLFDRRMVGRDLKDERGDTGVKGQDLVACVARFGRDAEREAHDRGAHVTGARMARSNGDEASFTFYCVRLLSASGLCNQTHAFVNPAYSGDAVYRYSIYDTPSESTPRQTSIVPNNDSLERRDANSARLKSSESSTCGSTNDDEESNQNPEEESEEEYDSSDEDDEEMPLQSGSSYGNHAIILPRSEYRGAANVRTVKDVNFLGKSDEFVTSGSDDGNWFLWNKKSGRLLGIWEGDGSVVNVIEGHPFLPIVAVSGIDDTIKIFEPKAGNKRKSHIQNSDDILQQNAESNEHPSLFGRAEMIATLRMLQATGRIPDLAEGIECPTQ, encoded by the exons ATGTCCTGGAGCTCCGACGGTGAACTCCTCTTTTCATCGGGTGACGACACACGACTCCTAGTCTGGAAGCACGACCCGCGCCATGAACTTGCGCAACCTCTGCCACTAGACGCACAGGACAACTGCCTGAATCTTCGCTGTGTTAACGCGATCAAGACGGGTCACACAAATAATGTATTCGCTGCGAAACAGTTAGCGCCGAATTCATCCTTGGTCGGAACATGTGCAAGAGACTCCACTGTACGGGTATTCGACATTGAGAGGGCGGGCGGTACCAATATGCCTAACCGCGGGTATGGGCGGAACGAAGCTGGAGCAGAGGCGAGATTACATTTGTTTAAGTGCCACACGAAGGAAGTGAAACGAATTGCAACGGAGCAAAGTCAGAGCACCTTTCTAACGGTCGCAGGA GACCGTACG GGACATCTCTTTGACCGCCGTATGGTGGGTAGGGATCTCAAGGATGAACGTGGGGATACTGGCGTAAAAGGTCAAGATTTAGTGGCTTGTGTTGCCCGATTTGGAAGAGACGCTGAACGAGAAGCGCACGATCGTGGTGCGCATGTAACCGGCGCCCGGATGGCTAGGTCGAATGGAGATGAGGCGAGTTTTAC GTTCTATTGTGTGCGTCTCTTGTCAGCGTCGGGTCTGTGTAATCAAACTCATGCTTTTGTAAACCCAGCGTATTCAGGGGATGCT GTCTACCGATACTCTATCTATGATACACCGTCCGAGTCTACTCCAAGACAAACGTCGATTGTTCCGAACAACGACTCTCTGGAACGTCGAGATGCTAACAGCGCCCGGTTAAAGTCTTCAGAGTCCAGTACTTGCGGATCGACAAATGACGACGAAGAGTCGAATCAAAACCCCGAAGAGGAATctgaagaggaatatgacAGCTCAGATGAAGACGACGAAGAAATGCCATTGCAAAGTGGAAGCTCTTACGGAAATCATGCTATTATACTTCCCAGAAGCGAGTATAGGGGCGCAGCCAATGTACGGACGGTAAAGGACG TCAACTTTCTGGGTAAAAGTGACGAGTTTGTTACTTCTGGCTCAGATGATGGAAACTGGTTTTTATGGAACAAGAAGAGTGGTCGATTATTGGGAATCTGGGAGG GTGATGGAAGCGTAGTGAATGTAATTGAAGGTCATCCTTTCTTACCGATAGTCGCGGTTAGCGGCATCGATGATACTATTAAA ATATTCGAACCCAAAGCTGGGAACAAGAGAAAGAGCCATATTCAAAACTCGGATGACATATTGCAGCAAAATGCAGAGTCGAACGAACACCCGTCGTTGTTTGGCCGAGCGGAAATGATTGCTACCCTTCGAATGTTACAAGCGACAGGTCGTATCCCTGACTTGGCCGAAGGGATAGAATGTCCTACACAATAA
- a CDS encoding Cdc2-related kinase, arginine/serine-rich, translating to MDESWESSSRKRARAEPDEYRRDHLAYEHGSHSLPREHLRRTPDHYTTDPQPWERRRVSEHHWHTTRDQYQKDAPIDDLESSHDHSTRPIYTPHRPNGSSSSYHRTMSRPHHSRIDRPDSSLRHESREWIPRDAVAKRGESWSSKPEEPRPEPSAGMGDRTWTASEGWTRENSKSANAARGYESRHSPPPRTHIPQAKVYNRSSHHTSTSWRDVHDSDYTSSRRHQNGGPSRVGEGWRERQVRRDRDSSHRFTERRDKNPTPQRRTIKWTERSAYSPPAEPRGVSKRRHSSYSPSPSRKTDRSRSPVRSISRTPSRSKSRSPARSWHRTRTPSRSRSRSRSISSRSLDSRSRSRSRSPGRRRTAINRPRSRSPDRWDYRNKKRKNQRGGNDYVASDKRVRRDRSADSLRQHSRRRSVSTASTRSRSDSGESERRRTEAAKRPVHRLPESSRSKALENSPTAPQRLNGFNQQKPRPPSSPVSFRAPNAMSRALAPETDTPAAEITAALANGLHLPTSTIPTGPRSMAQVSQPQINSHPDVAVVSPNKPLTTSPITLKVQQSKAPSRTVKMFFPGDEDDEEAPGGAESSSRSTNLVPPVKDKDSGLTLPPGSQKSEFIPAKDHSTSGVPPVADLSPQRRLNGVPGPSVSTSPKSTFTSTQQAPITPSLARVARDEDYKTAASMPPGPMPPSSAPGSSPAVPNNTGGTTTPIRISTQTSPAFAPENKVLRAVASSSSTIPRRPPNIPKTASEYQIICQVGEGTFGKVYKARSLANPDARVALKRIRMEGEKDGFPVTAMREIKLLQSLRHENVINLHEMMVSKGNVFMVFEYMDHDLTGVLSQTQFTFTPAHLKSLCAQMLSGLAYLHQKSVIHRDMKGSNILLNNYGELKLADFGLARFYSKRRRSDYTNRVITLWYRPPELLLGATVYGPEVDMWSAGCIMLELFTTKPAFQGNDEIHQLDAIARIMGTPNIEMWPGLTDMPWFELVKPTEPVKSHFRSIFNKYLSPAALDLAELLLAYDPNKRATAVQALQAPYFVSEDPPPEKPVGLATIEGEWHEYESKREREKLRKKRKVEGQHQQHQQ from the exons ATGGACGAGAGCTGGGAGTCGTCAAGTCGTAAGCGGGCACGAGCAGAGCCCGACGAGTACCGACGCGACCACCTTGCGTACGAACATGGTTCCCACTCACTGCCCCGCGAACACCTGCGCCGTACGCCTGACCACTACACCACGGATCCTCAGCCCTGGGAGCGCCGCCGTGTGAGCGAACACCATTGGCATACCACCCGCGACCAATATCAAAAGGATGCCCCAATCGACGATCTTGAATCAAGCCACGACCATTCTACCCGCCCCATCTACACCCCTCACCGTCCCAACGGCTCTAGTTCCTCCTACCATCGCACCATGTCGCGCCCCCACCACTCACGCATCGATCGTCCAGATTCATCGCTCCGACATGAAAGTCGTGAGTGGATACCACGAGATGCCGTTGCCAAACGGGGTGAATCATGGTCCTCCAAACCGGAAGAACCACGCCCAGAACCGTCCGCTGGTATGGGCGACCGGACATGGACAGCGTCAGAGGGGTGGACCCGAGAAAATAGCAAAAGTGCAAACGCTGCCCGTGGGTATGAGTCCCGTCATTCTCCACCACCCCGTACCCATATCCCCCAAGCAAAGGTATACAATCGGTCATCCCATCATACCAGTACAAGCTGGCGTGATGTTCATGATAGCGACTATACAAGTAGCAGACGTCACCAGAATGGAGGTCCCAGCCGCGTGGGGGAAGGGTGGCGTGAGCGTCAAGTTCGTCGTGACCGAGATAGTAGCCACCGTTTTACTGAACGGAGAGACAAGAATCCGACTCCTCAGCGACGTACAAT AAAATGGACAGAGCGATCAGCTTATTCTCCGCCTGCCGAACCTCGTGGAGTAAGCAAGAGACGCCATAGCTCCTATTCTCCTTCACCATCCCGCAAAACGGACCGTTCTCGCTCGCCCGTGCGATCGATTTCGAGGACGCCTTCCAGATCCAAGTCCAGGTCTCCTGCTCGGTCCTGGCACCGAACACGGACTCCATCGCGCTCTCGTTCGCGCTCTCGTTCTATCTCATCACGTTCATTGGACTCCCGCTCCCGCTCTCGCTCGCGTTCTCCGGGCCGGCGGCGAACGGCCATCAATAGACCCCGAAGTCGTAGCCCCGACAGATGGGATTATCGCAATAAAAAACGCAAAAACCAGCGCGGGGGAAATGACTATGTTGCGTCAGACAAGCGAGTTCGAAGAGACCGGTCGGCCGATTCCTTACGCCAACACTCCCGGAGACGCAGTGTTTCAACCGCATCAACAAGGAGCCGTAGCGATAGTGGCGAGAGCGAGAGGCGTCGTACCGAGGCTGCAAAGCGACCAGTTCATCGTTTGCCAGAGTCATCTCGTAGCAAGGCGCTTGAGAATTCGCCAACCGCacctcagcgcctaaatggTTTCAACCAGCAAAAACCAAGACCCCCCTCATCGCCAGTTTCA TTCCGGGCGCCCAATGCGATGTCCCGTGCCTTGGCTCCTGAAACCGACACACCTGCAGCCGAAATTACAGCTGCTCTGGCTAACGGTCTACATCTTCCAACCAGTACGATACCAACGGGTCCACGTTCTATGGCTCAAGTTTCTCAACCTCAAATTAACAGTCATCCCGATGTCGCCGTAGTTTCTCCCAACAAGCCATTAACGACTTCTCCAATAACTCTCAAGGTTCAACAAAGCAAGGCACCCAGTAGGACCGTAAAAATGTTCTTCCCTGGTGACGAGGACGACGAAGAAGCACCAGGAGGGGCCGAATCGAGTTCCAGGTCTACAAATTTGGTACCCCCAGTGAAAgacaaggactctggtttgaCTTTACCCCCAGGATCACAAAAATCGGAGTTTATTCCAGCCAAGGATCATTCGACATCCGGGGTACCACCTGTGGCCGATTTATCTCCCCAGCGGAGGTTGAACGGGGTCCCAGGCCCCTCTGTATCTACTTCGCCCAAGTCTACATTCACTTCCACACAGCAAGCCCCGATTACGCCCAGTCTTGCGCGAGTTGCCAGAGATGAAGATTACAAGACAGCAGCATCCATGCCCCCTGGTCCCATGCCCCCCTCCTCAGCACCTGGGTCTTCACCCGCGGTCCCTAACAACACTGGAGGCACCACCACTCCAATTCGGATATCCACACAAACCTCCCCAGCTTTCGCGCCCGAAAACAAGGTCTTACGAGCGGTTGCATCGTCTTCTAGCACGATTCCTAGGCGACCTCCCAATATTCCAAAGACGGCTTCGGAATACCAGATCATATGCCAAGTTGGGGAAGGTACATTTGGCAAAGTGTACAAGGCCCGTTCTTTAGCCAACCCCGATGCTCGAGTTGCGCTCAAACGCATTCGAATGGAAGGGGAAAAGGACGGATTTCCGGTCACGGCCATGCGTGAGATCAAGCTACTGCAATCCCTGAGACACGAGAACGTGATCAACTTGCACGAAATGATGGTCTCGAAAG GGAATGTGTTCATGGTCTTTGAATATATGGACCACGATCTTACCGGCGTTCTCTCTCAAACTCAGTTCACGTTTACCCCAGCTCACCTCAAATCGCTATGCGCCCAGATGCTTTCTGGTCTCGCGTACCTGCACCAGAAGAGCGTGATACACCGCGATATGAAGGGGTCCAACATTTTGCTCAATAACTATGGCGAACTGAAACTGGCGGACTTTGGATTGGCTAGATTTTACTCCAAACGAAGGCGGAGCGATTACACGAACCGTGTGATTACACTGTGGTATCGCCCTCCTGAGTTGTTGTTGGGTGCAACTGTCTATGGGCCGGAAGTGGACATGTGGAGTGCTGG CTGTATTATGCTGGAACTGTTCACTACCAAGCCAGCGTTTCAAGGCAACGACGAGATCCACCAATTGGATGCCATTGCTCGCATAATGGGCACTCCCAATATTGAAATGTGGCCAGGCCTAACCGACATGCCATGGTTTGAACTCGTCAAGCCTACGGAGCCTGTCAAAAGCCATTTCCGATCCATCTTCAACAA ATATCTCTCTCCTGCTGCCTTGGACCTTGCAGAGCTATTACTTGCATACGATCCGAATAAACGGGCTACCGCCGTTCAAGCTTTACAAGCACCTTACTTTGTCTCCGAGGACCCACCCCCTGAGAAACCTGTTGG GCTTGCGACAATTGAAGGAGAGTGGCATGAATACGAATCCAAGCGCGAACGAGAAAAACTTCGCAAAAAACGCAAGGTCGAGGGCCAACACCAACAACACCAACAATAA
- a CDS encoding COP9 signalosome complex subunit 4 yields MDVQAAFSQLSSISAQKDKSTAYSELLQNILNLPQDQIPAALLTYVGLIVNRDQPGIVVARQVLSELAGALEKNKVEDREARKKVIQDVLDTLQPRLVSYEEQTAALRLQMASLLEEEEEWVEAARVLMGISLDSGHRQVSSEEKLQIYIRIVRLLLEEGEHAQADTYCKRAALLIPSTSNRELQLSFKLSQARIADFNRRFYDAALRYNELSWVPELDEDDRANALSAAVTCAVLDPAGPKRSRLLATLFRDERAPSLENYTILKKMFNEHIIRPDEVKGFEATLKPHHLARVAQSQNDKLAARKAAADNDGDTDMTDADTPQSTRTGPTTVLDKAVLEHNLLSASKIYNNITFAGLGALLDLAPAAAETMARRMIGEGRLHASIDQVAKLISFDHTHDARQDDAAGGAGGLGDVVQEVEDTGAPETDKWDLQIRKSASSVESIVQYLREKQLVSVS; encoded by the exons ATGGATGTACAAGCAGCATTCTCTCAATTGAGCTCTATTAGTGCTCAGAAAGATAAATCAACCGCATACTCTGAGCTCCTGCAAAACATCTTGAATTTGCCCCAAGATCAGATCCCCGCTGCGCTCCTTACATATGTTGGCCTCATTGTCAATCGTGACCAGCCGGGCATTGTCGTCGCACGACAAGTACTCTCTGAACTAGCTGGGGCCCTTGAAAAGAACAAAGTTGAAGATAGGGAAGCGCGTAAGAAAGTAATTCAAGATGTTCTGGATACTTTGCAACCGAGGTTAGTTAGTTATGAGGAACAG ACGGCCGCACTGCGACTTCAAATGGCCTCTttgttggaagaagaagaggaatggGTCGAAGCAGCACGCGTCCTGATGGGCATCTCTCTTGACTCTGGTCATAG GCAGGTCTCATCCGAGGAGAAGCTCCAAATTTACATTCGCATTGTTCGGCTACTTCTTGAAGAAGGAGAACATGCCCAAGCCGACACATACTGCAAACGCGCTGCGCTACTTATTCCCAGCACCAGTAACCGGGAGCTCCAGCTTTCCTTCAAACTTAGCCAAGCACGTATTGCAGATTTCAATAGGCGATTCTATGACGCCGCTTTGCGTTACAACGAGTTGAGCTGGGTTCCAGAGCTTGATGAAGACGATCGAGCCAATGCTCTCAGTGCTGCCGTGACTTGCGCTGTACTTGATCCCGCGGGTCCTAAACGATCCCGACTTCTTGCCACTCTTTTCCGTGACGAACGAGCACCCTCACTAGAGAACTATACCATCCTCAAGAAGATGTTCAACGAACACATCATCCGCCCCGACGAAGTCAAGGGCTTTGAGGCCACCCTAAAACCACATCATCTGGCTCGAGTAGCACAATCCCAAAACGATAAACTGGCGGCACGCAAAGCCGCAGCGGACAATGACGGCGACACAGACATGACCGATGCCGACACACCACAAAGTACACGCACTGGGCCTACTACGGTGCTCGACAAGGCCGTGCTCGAGCACAATTTGCTTTCCGCGTCCAAGATATACAATAACATCACGTTTGCCGGCTTGGGAGCGTTGCTGGATCTTGCGCCTGCTGCCGCAGAGACTATGGCTCGGCGGATGATTGGAGAAGGCCGGCTACATGCGTCGATCGACCAAGTGGCCAAATTAATTTCATTTGATCATACGCATGATGCCCGCCAGGACGATGCTGCTGGAGGTGCTGGGGGTTTGGGAGACGTGGTACAGGAAGTCGAAGATACTGGGGCGCCGGAAACAGATAAATGGGACCTGCAAATCCGCAAGTCGGCTTCCAGT GTCGAATCGATTGTCCAATACCTGCGAGAGAAACAACTCGTTTCTGTTTCTTAA